The genomic stretch AGCGCTGGCCCGAATGGACGCCGACCATGGAACGAATCGAGCGTCTGGACACGGGACCGTTTCGCGTTGGTAGCCAGGCGAGGATCAAGCAGCCGCAATTCAAAGAGGCCGTATGGACCGTCACGACGCTTGAGCCGGGGCGCGGCTTCACGTGGGCAACGCGCACCGGCGGACTGACGATGGTCGCTTCGCACGAAGTCGTGCCGAGCCCCGGCGGATGTACGAGCATTTTGCAGCTCGATGTCACCGGCTTAGTCGCATTGTTGCTCGCGCCCCTGGTGCGCCGTGGTGCGGCCCAAGCGATG from Pirellulales bacterium encodes the following:
- a CDS encoding SRPBCC family protein; translation: MHLEHSLVIPARPEVVWAVTIDIERWPEWTPTMERIERLDTGPFRVGSQARIKQPQFKEAVWTVTTLEPGRGFTWATRTGGLTMVASHEVVPSPGGCTSILQLDVTGLVALLLAPLVRRGAAQAMATENICLEPVSKLC